Part of the Arthrobacter sp. MMS18-M83 genome is shown below.
GGCGAGCTGCTCTTTACCCACGGCTTGCCCGGGTTGACCATGACCGACGTCGCGCGGCACGCCGGCGTCGGCCGGACGGCGGTGTACAACTACTACGCCGACATGGAACAGCTCCTGATCGCATACGCCTTGCACGAGACCGAACGCTTCCTGGGCGACCTGCGCGAATCCCTCGCTGCCCTGCCGAACCCGGTGGACCGCCTTGCCCTGTACGTACGGGCCCAAGTTGAAGACCTGAGCCGCCGGCACCTCCCGCCAGGCCCCGCGATGGCGGCTGTCCTCTCCCCCGCCTCCTTTGCGAAACTGGCGGATCATGTGGGCGAACTCAACCTACTGCTCCAGGACATCCTGCGCGACGGAATCACAGCAGGCTACCTTCCGCCCACCGACGTCTCTCAGCTCGCCAGGCTCATTCACGGAACCCTCTCCTCCAGCGCGGCGCGGGGCAATGCGGAAAACGGAGCGCAGCCGGATGGCCTTGAGGAGCGGCTGGTCCAGACCGTGCGGTTCATCCAGTTGGGCGCGGGAGCAAGGTTCGACGACGACGGCCGGCCTGCGCGCCTGGCGTGACACTCGCCGCTGGGGCCCGCTACGTCAAGACTTGGGTATCACCGGCAGCTTCGAATTGTCCGCAATCCGTTGGTCTTCGCGGGGACAGCTGAGTTTGCCCGGAGTATTGTCCACTAGTTCCGGCGCCACCAGTGCCGAGAAACCGGGCGCGAGGATGAGGTCCACGGAGGCATCCGGGCGTTGGTCCTGGAAGTAGTCGGTGCCGGCAATGTTCCGTTGGATGTTGAACGCTGCCGCTTGGCCACCGGATCCCGAAACAACTACCGCCGATCCGGTGTAGCTAGTGGTGGTGTTGTCGACGCCGCCAAGGTCGTATCCCCGGGCTTTCAACTGGTCAGCCACGCTCTTCGCCAAACCAGCTTTGCCGGCCGCATTGTAGACATTGACTTTGACCTTGTTGTTGGGCACATAGTCGAAGACGGTTGTCGGGCACAGGGTCGGCGGCGCCTTGCTGGCGACGGCCGAGGGGAAGCGGATCACACCGTTCATGACTGCCCAGGCTCCCACCACCCCGGCAACGATCACTCCCACAAGCAGCACGAGGACGATACCGTGCAAGAGGCGGCGGCTGAACCACCCGGGATGTTCTTCAGGCCCCGGAGTATCGGCAAAAGTGGCCCGTAGTTCAGGCCCGGTGACAATGCGATGCCCGTGCAGGCGTGTCGCGTCTTTTGGGCGTCTCCGGGGCTTCTTCGGAGCGGCATTCTGGGGCACGTCCACCTGCTCTTCCGGGAGTGTCTCGTTAACCATCTATCACCAGCACCCGGGCGTGGATGGCTGTGCGTTGGTGGAGGGCAGTACGGACGGCACGGTGAAGTCCGTCTTCCAGGTACAACACGCCTTGGTACTGCACCACGTGCGGGAAAAGGTCCCCGAAAAAGGTTGAGTCCTCGGCCAACA
Proteins encoded:
- a CDS encoding TetR/AcrR family transcriptional regulator → MPRITAANNAAQRAETRRRILTAFGELLFTHGLPGLTMTDVARHAGVGRTAVYNYYADMEQLLIAYALHETERFLGDLRESLAALPNPVDRLALYVRAQVEDLSRRHLPPGPAMAAVLSPASFAKLADHVGELNLLLQDILRDGITAGYLPPTDVSQLARLIHGTLSSSAARGNAENGAQPDGLEERLVQTVRFIQLGAGARFDDDGRPARLA
- a CDS encoding LytR C-terminal domain-containing protein; its protein translation is MVNETLPEEQVDVPQNAAPKKPRRRPKDATRLHGHRIVTGPELRATFADTPGPEEHPGWFSRRLLHGIVLVLLVGVIVAGVVGAWAVMNGVIRFPSAVASKAPPTLCPTTVFDYVPNNKVKVNVYNAAGKAGLAKSVADQLKARGYDLGGVDNTTTSYTGSAVVVSGSGGQAAAFNIQRNIAGTDYFQDQRPDASVDLILAPGFSALVAPELVDNTPGKLSCPREDQRIADNSKLPVIPKS
- a CDS encoding type II toxin-antitoxin system VapB family antitoxin; protein product: MIFKAVGEGRPYPDHGFSMPKDWASLPPRPVRLDELVTTKRTLDLEALLAEDSTFFGDLFPHVVQYQGVLYLEDGLHRAVRTALHQRTAIHARVLVIDG